Proteins encoded together in one Candidatus Sulfotelmatobacter sp. window:
- a CDS encoding 2-oxoacid:ferredoxin oxidoreductase subunit beta, translating to MGTTTVEPGAAPGPKTNRIGLTVMDYKGGKTTLCAGCGHNAISERIIESMYEMGVQPELLIKPSGIGCSSKTPAYFMNRSHSFNAVHGRMPSVATGALLANRKLVCIGVSGDGDTASIGIGQFIHLMRRNLPIIYIIEDNGVYGLTKGQFSATADLGSKLKSGVLNDLPPIDTCALAIQLGATLVGRSFSGDKRQLSAMLKAAIAHKGTVMLDVVSPCVTFNDHEGSTKSYKYVKEHEETLQDVSFVPHFEDIDVEYDPGTTVEVTMHDGSRLHLRKLEEDFDPTDKIRAISRLTEAHDKGEVLTGVFYVNPEAPNFMDMLNVVDQPLATLPDSVTRPGKEVLDAVMEELR from the coding sequence ATGGGTACCACCACTGTTGAACCCGGAGCCGCACCCGGACCGAAGACGAATCGCATCGGCCTGACCGTCATGGATTACAAGGGCGGCAAGACTACGCTGTGCGCCGGTTGCGGCCACAATGCGATCTCCGAGCGCATCATTGAGTCCATGTACGAGATGGGGGTGCAGCCCGAACTGCTGATCAAGCCGAGCGGCATTGGCTGCTCCTCGAAAACGCCCGCGTATTTCATGAATCGCTCGCACAGCTTCAATGCTGTGCATGGGCGCATGCCTTCGGTCGCCACCGGAGCGCTGCTGGCCAATCGCAAACTGGTTTGCATCGGCGTCAGCGGCGACGGCGACACCGCGTCCATCGGCATAGGACAATTCATTCACCTGATGCGGCGCAATCTGCCGATCATTTACATCATCGAAGACAACGGCGTTTATGGTCTGACCAAGGGCCAGTTCTCGGCTACCGCCGATCTTGGTTCGAAGCTCAAATCGGGCGTCTTGAATGACCTGCCGCCGATCGACACCTGCGCGCTGGCGATTCAACTCGGAGCAACGCTCGTCGGCCGCTCGTTCTCGGGTGACAAGCGCCAGCTCAGCGCCATGCTGAAAGCCGCCATCGCTCACAAGGGCACGGTCATGCTCGACGTGGTTTCGCCCTGCGTCACGTTCAACGATCATGAGGGCTCGACCAAGTCTTACAAGTATGTGAAGGAGCACGAAGAGACTTTGCAGGACGTGAGCTTCGTTCCGCACTTTGAAGACATTGACGTCGAGTACGATCCAGGCACCACGGTCGAAGTCACCATGCACGACGGCTCGCGCCTGCATCTGCGAAAGCTGGAAGAAGACTTCGACCCGACCGACAAGATTCGCGCCATCAGTCGCCTCACCGAAGCCCACGATAAGGGCGAGGTGCTGACCGGCGTGTTCTATGTGAACCCGGAGGCGCCCAACTTCATGGATATGTTGAACGTGGTCGACCAGCCGCTGGCCACGCTGCCCGATTCGGTGACGCGCCCCGGAAAAGAAGTGCTGGATGCAGTGATGGAAGAGTTGCGCTAG
- a CDS encoding tetratricopeptide repeat protein — protein MKINRNSAFLAVLMVFVISVTPAWPANKDMVQLQTQVQQLQEQMTAMQRSFDERMGVMKNLVEQDTDAVNKVATALNALQTTLARQQADGGSKTDQLSGQIQALNDTMDELKARLAKVSKQLDDMQAGQQSLAAQQATQVAAADALKNAPPPDVLYNNALRDYNGGKNDLALQECSDYIKYYPNTDLAGNCYFYLGEIQFRQGNYQQAAESYDAVLQNFPSGNKAASAELKKGFALIELGKQDDGVSELKRVIQRYPRSPEALQAKDRLRKLGAATSGR, from the coding sequence ATGAAAATAAACCGCAACTCCGCATTCCTCGCAGTGCTGATGGTGTTCGTAATCAGCGTGACTCCGGCTTGGCCCGCGAACAAAGACATGGTGCAGTTGCAGACGCAAGTGCAGCAACTCCAGGAACAGATGACGGCCATGCAGCGCAGCTTTGACGAGCGCATGGGCGTGATGAAAAATCTGGTGGAGCAGGACACCGACGCCGTCAACAAAGTGGCGACTGCCCTCAACGCGTTGCAGACAACGCTGGCCAGGCAGCAGGCCGATGGCGGATCGAAGACCGACCAACTTTCCGGCCAGATCCAGGCGCTGAACGACACCATGGACGAACTGAAAGCCCGTCTGGCAAAGGTGTCCAAGCAACTCGATGACATGCAGGCGGGGCAGCAGAGTCTGGCGGCCCAACAGGCAACCCAGGTGGCAGCGGCGGACGCGCTCAAGAACGCTCCCCCACCGGACGTTCTCTACAACAATGCCTTGCGCGATTACAACGGTGGCAAGAATGATCTCGCGTTGCAGGAGTGTTCCGACTACATCAAGTACTATCCCAATACCGATCTGGCGGGAAATTGCTATTTCTATCTAGGCGAGATTCAATTTCGCCAGGGCAACTACCAGCAGGCGGCGGAGAGCTATGACGCGGTATTGCAGAATTTTCCCAGCGGAAATAAAGCCGCGTCAGCGGAGTTGAAGAAGGGATTCGCCCTGATTGAACTGGGCAAACAGGATGATGGAGTTAGCGAGTTGAAGCGCGTGATCCAGCGCTATCCGCGGTCTCCAGAGGCGTTGCAGGCCAAGGACCGGTTACGCAAGCTTGGAGCAGCGACCTCGGGAAGGTAA
- a CDS encoding energy transducer TonB, which translates to MKKLSLTVILFLCGIQMLSASTDPRELFLAARHQSNLFEDDTQFQLDVDFHAQMQIPAQGHLTLKWAGKDRWWRKVVMGSFEQVDIRNGDKLYTTRNASFTPVRVGELFTLLQLSEPIAPQVVKKQKERVENGIQMTCLRVQEARARSTPHEICMNSAHEILSDEWKEYPDDQRSGRYSGYFDFRAHRYPRTLELVVDGSKVITANVNELTAATFEENLLVPAKGAIERRKCAGITPPVPVRTPNPTYPRSNSQNGLMGDSTVAMTVLADGSVSNIQLVGTATHSMDDATMQTLRGWKFKPAMCGADPVVSDIEVVVSFRLR; encoded by the coding sequence ATGAAAAAGCTGAGTCTGACGGTTATCCTCTTCCTTTGCGGCATCCAGATGCTTTCAGCCAGTACGGATCCACGGGAGTTATTCCTCGCGGCCAGACACCAATCCAACCTCTTCGAGGACGACACTCAATTTCAGCTTGATGTCGATTTCCATGCACAAATGCAAATTCCCGCTCAAGGGCATCTGACTCTCAAATGGGCAGGAAAAGACCGCTGGTGGCGCAAAGTCGTCATGGGCAGCTTCGAGCAAGTCGACATCCGGAACGGCGATAAGCTTTACACCACCCGCAACGCAAGTTTTACTCCCGTAAGAGTTGGAGAGCTCTTTACCTTGTTGCAACTCAGCGAGCCTATTGCCCCGCAGGTTGTGAAGAAGCAGAAAGAGCGTGTTGAAAATGGAATTCAGATGACGTGCTTACGAGTACAGGAAGCGAGAGCGAGAAGTACGCCGCATGAGATCTGCATGAATTCTGCGCATGAGATTCTCTCAGATGAGTGGAAGGAATATCCCGATGACCAGCGCAGCGGGCGGTATTCCGGGTATTTCGATTTCCGAGCGCACAGATATCCGCGGACACTCGAACTGGTAGTGGATGGAAGCAAAGTAATCACCGCGAACGTGAATGAGTTAACGGCGGCGACTTTCGAGGAGAACCTGCTCGTTCCTGCGAAGGGAGCCATTGAGCGTCGCAAGTGCGCAGGTATAACACCGCCGGTGCCCGTGAGGACGCCTAACCCGACCTACCCCAGGTCCAACAGTCAGAACGGATTGATGGGTGATAGCACTGTCGCGATGACTGTGCTGGCCGATGGTTCGGTCAGTAATATTCAACTCGTTGGCACCGCTACGCACTCGATGGACGACGCAACCATGCAGACGCTGAGGGGATGGAAATTTAAGCCGGCCATGTGCGGTGCTGATCCGGTTGTGTCGGACATCGAAGTGGTCGTGAGTTTCAGGCTGCGGTGA
- a CDS encoding MotA/TolQ/ExbB proton channel family protein produces MHFFPLPAVFVGGEIVDMISNSGPVAKLVLLGLVAFSLISWAIILTKWSLLRRARMQSGRFVRAFRKAQRLQDIAAVAEQFRPSPLIGVFEGGYDEYKRQMAASGTVRNLLSLQRGMQIGASEGITRLERNVPWLAITAAVTPFVGLFGTVWGIIDAFHGLGTAGAATLRAVAPGISEALITTAAGLAAAIPAVIAYNLIGASIREMAARSDDFALEFLNAVEHSQHATATMPADVRR; encoded by the coding sequence ATGCATTTCTTTCCTTTGCCAGCAGTGTTCGTCGGCGGCGAAATCGTCGACATGATTTCCAACAGTGGCCCTGTGGCCAAGTTGGTGTTACTTGGCCTGGTAGCCTTCAGCCTGATTTCCTGGGCGATTATCCTGACTAAATGGAGCTTGCTGCGGCGGGCGCGCATGCAGAGCGGGCGCTTCGTGCGTGCGTTCCGCAAGGCACAACGATTGCAGGATATTGCCGCCGTGGCCGAACAATTCCGGCCGAGTCCTCTGATCGGCGTGTTCGAAGGCGGTTACGATGAGTACAAGCGGCAGATGGCGGCCTCGGGCACGGTGCGCAATCTGTTGTCGTTGCAGCGCGGCATGCAGATCGGCGCGTCGGAGGGAATCACGCGACTGGAGCGCAATGTGCCCTGGCTGGCCATCACGGCCGCGGTCACGCCGTTTGTCGGATTGTTCGGCACAGTCTGGGGCATTATCGATGCGTTTCACGGGTTGGGAACCGCGGGAGCGGCGACGTTGCGGGCGGTGGCGCCGGGAATTTCCGAAGCACTGATCACCACTGCCGCGGGATTGGCGGCGGCGATTCCGGCGGTGATTGCTTATAACCTGATTGGCGCTTCGATTCGCGAGATGGCTGCGCGCAGCGACGATTTTGCCCTCGAGTTTCTGAACGCCGTGGAGCACAGCCAGCACGCAACCGCCACCATGCCGGCGGATGTGAGGCGCTGA
- a CDS encoding biopolymer transporter ExbD, which yields MAFTASNGRTQSALADINITPLVDVVLVLLIIFMVTAPVLQSGIDVSVPKTRTVKEITEERLVITINKDQRVFLGNDAININEIATKLRQKIRDPRNQFIFVRADENVPFGAFATVMDAVKHAGITNVSIVTQPLEQNGSRH from the coding sequence ATGGCGTTTACGGCTTCCAACGGACGCACGCAGTCGGCGCTGGCCGACATCAACATCACTCCGCTGGTGGATGTGGTGCTGGTGCTGCTGATCATCTTCATGGTGACGGCGCCGGTGCTGCAATCGGGCATTGATGTCAGCGTCCCGAAAACGCGGACTGTGAAAGAGATCACGGAAGAGCGGCTGGTGATCACGATCAACAAAGATCAGCGCGTCTTTCTGGGAAACGATGCCATCAATATCAATGAGATCGCGACCAAGCTTCGGCAGAAGATTCGCGATCCTCGGAACCAGTTTATTTTTGTGCGCGCCGACGAAAATGTCCCCTTCGGCGCTTTCGCTACCGTCATGGATGCGGTGAAACATGCGGGAATTACCAATGTCAGCATCGTGACACAGCCTCTCGAGCAAAATGGCAGCAGACATTAG
- a CDS encoding TonB family protein, giving the protein MAADIRALEPEIYFEHDRWGRALAWSAGFHIGITAALLLYSTWAGRTSGDTWGGGGSGEAIGATLVSTVPLPANPTQTQNVLANESKGITQSQPKVEEKEPDAIDIQGKNAKIKPKKKPQTVTKDKTQAPPPEEENNQVAFGEGGPVSGPYGTFSAAGAKGGFGVAGGGGDFGTKYAYYVHVIQQKVSDNWLRYEVDPRITTAQRVYITFDVMRDGHPANVQVEQSSGVPSLDVSAARALQRIDTFGPLPAEYPGSKITVEFWFDYKK; this is encoded by the coding sequence ATGGCAGCAGACATTAGGGCTCTCGAACCCGAGATTTATTTCGAGCATGACCGATGGGGCCGCGCCCTGGCGTGGTCGGCCGGCTTCCATATCGGAATTACGGCGGCGCTGCTCCTGTACTCGACCTGGGCGGGACGAACGTCAGGCGATACCTGGGGTGGGGGGGGAAGTGGAGAAGCGATCGGGGCGACGCTGGTAAGCACGGTGCCGCTGCCGGCCAATCCCACACAAACGCAGAATGTACTTGCGAATGAGTCGAAAGGGATCACACAATCGCAGCCCAAGGTGGAAGAAAAAGAGCCGGATGCGATCGATATTCAGGGCAAGAACGCAAAAATAAAACCAAAGAAGAAACCCCAGACGGTAACCAAAGATAAGACGCAAGCGCCGCCGCCGGAGGAAGAGAATAATCAGGTTGCGTTTGGTGAAGGCGGGCCGGTCAGCGGCCCGTATGGAACGTTTAGCGCGGCGGGTGCGAAGGGCGGATTCGGAGTGGCCGGCGGCGGCGGCGACTTTGGCACGAAATATGCTTACTACGTGCACGTGATTCAGCAGAAGGTGTCGGACAACTGGCTGCGGTACGAAGTCGATCCCCGAATCACGACGGCGCAACGGGTCTACATCACGTTCGATGTGATGCGCGATGGGCATCCAGCGAACGTGCAGGTGGAGCAATCCAGTGGCGTACCTTCGCTGGATGTTTCGGCGGCGCGGGCGTTGCAGCGCATTGATACTTTCGGTCCCTTGCCGGCGGAATATCCGGGCAGCAAGATCACGGTGGAATTTTGGTTCGATTACAAGAAGTGA
- the pal gene encoding peptidoglycan-associated lipoprotein Pal has protein sequence MKQQSMKWLFLICALAALLTLGACKKKATPPPPPPPPPPPAPTASISVNPNSIQAGQSASLTWQTSNATDVSIDGIGAVQPNGSQSVSPTDSTTYHLVAKGAGGSQEATARLTVTQAPPPPPPPAPTVTDEDLFSQNIKDIYFDYDKSDVRSDQQSSVQADAAFLNQHPNINVTIEGHCDERGSTDYNLALGDQRASAVKNVLTAVGISPSRIKTISYGKEKPFCTESNEACWQQNRRGHLVYQK, from the coding sequence GTGAAGCAACAAAGTATGAAATGGCTGTTTCTCATCTGTGCACTCGCAGCTCTTCTCACGCTGGGCGCTTGCAAAAAGAAGGCGACGCCGCCCCCGCCACCACCGCCCCCGCCGCCGCCGGCGCCCACGGCTTCGATTTCAGTGAATCCGAATTCCATTCAGGCGGGGCAGTCCGCTTCGCTGACGTGGCAAACCAGCAATGCGACCGATGTGTCGATCGACGGCATCGGCGCGGTGCAGCCCAACGGTTCGCAAAGCGTCTCGCCAACCGATTCCACGACGTACCACCTGGTCGCCAAGGGAGCTGGCGGTTCGCAGGAAGCGACCGCGCGGCTCACCGTGACGCAGGCACCGCCGCCGCCTCCGCCGCCGGCGCCCACGGTGACCGATGAAGACTTGTTCAGCCAGAACATCAAGGATATTTACTTCGACTACGACAAGTCCGATGTTCGCAGCGACCAGCAGAGTTCGGTGCAGGCTGACGCGGCGTTCCTCAATCAGCATCCCAACATTAATGTGACCATCGAAGGACACTGCGACGAACGGGGCTCGACCGATTACAACCTGGCTCTGGGCGACCAGCGCGCCAGTGCGGTGAAGAACGTACTCACCGCCGTGGGCATCAGCCCGAGCCGCATCAAGACCATCAGCTACGGTAAGGAAAAACCGTTCTGCACCGAAAGCAACGAAGCTTGCTGGCAGCAGAACCGCCGTGGGCATTTGGTTTACCAGAAGTAG
- the hpnA gene encoding hopanoid-associated sugar epimerase: MLAFVTGATGFLGSHVARALADQGAELRLLVRPTSNLRNLEGLDKGGLKAETAVGDLRDPGSLEKAMAGCETVFHVAADYRLWVRDPDEMYRSNVEGTRAILDAARKNCVRRVVYTSSVATIGFNSNGQPADEDSPVSLADMIGHYKRSKFMAEQLALEAGRSGMHVVTVNPTTPVGEQDVKPTPTGRIVVDFMKRKFPAYVETGLNLVDVKVCAQGHVAALEKGKSGKRYILGGEDLTLKQILDTLGKITGLPSPRVKLPYFFAFATGIVDEAITGRLLHREPRATVDTVRMGRKKMFASSAKAELELGWKIVPVEAALRRAVEWFRANGYV, translated from the coding sequence ATGCTCGCTTTCGTCACCGGCGCCACCGGATTCCTCGGCTCGCACGTTGCGCGTGCGCTCGCCGATCAGGGCGCGGAGCTGCGGCTGCTGGTGCGACCTACCAGCAATCTGCGCAACCTTGAGGGCCTGGACAAAGGCGGGCTCAAGGCTGAGACCGCGGTCGGAGATCTGCGCGACCCTGGTTCCCTCGAAAAAGCGATGGCGGGATGCGAGACGGTTTTTCACGTGGCTGCCGACTACCGGCTCTGGGTGCGCGACCCAGACGAAATGTACCGCTCCAACGTCGAGGGCACCCGCGCGATTCTTGACGCCGCGCGGAAGAATTGCGTGCGGCGCGTAGTCTATACGTCGAGCGTGGCGACCATTGGGTTCAATAGCAACGGGCAGCCTGCGGACGAAGATTCTCCGGTGTCGCTGGCCGATATGATCGGGCATTACAAGCGGTCGAAATTTATGGCGGAGCAGCTAGCGCTGGAGGCCGGGCGCAGCGGGATGCATGTAGTGACGGTGAATCCGACGACGCCGGTGGGAGAGCAGGATGTGAAGCCGACGCCGACGGGCCGGATTGTGGTCGATTTCATGAAGCGCAAGTTTCCAGCGTACGTCGAGACCGGATTGAATCTCGTTGATGTGAAGGTCTGCGCGCAGGGGCATGTGGCAGCGCTGGAAAAAGGGAAGTCCGGTAAGCGGTATATCTTGGGCGGAGAAGACCTCACGCTCAAGCAGATTCTCGACACGCTCGGCAAAATCACCGGGCTGCCGTCGCCGAGAGTGAAGTTGCCGTACTTCTTCGCGTTCGCTACCGGCATCGTGGATGAAGCGATTACCGGGCGGCTGTTGCACCGCGAGCCTCGGGCCACAGTCGATACGGTGCGCATGGGAAGGAAGAAAATGTTTGCCAGCTCCGCCAAGGCCGAGCTCGAATTGGGATGGAAAATTGTTCCAGTCGAAGCGGCACTGCGCCGGGCGGTGGAATGGTTCCGGGCGAATGGCTATGTGTAA
- the tolB gene encoding Tol-Pal system beta propeller repeat protein TolB: MLAQDWVKTGTSLGVEKVRLAVPDFKPANADPQNAALVKTFNDTLWNDLDVSGIVELVSKSFYPLQVPGQPPEVNLLAWNVPPPNAAMLAFGNLGVAGGRLTVQGWLYDVKNAQTPQVLGKQYSDTASDAVARLMAHKFADEIIFRLGGGIQGIAETQIYFVSDRTGHKEIWAMDYDGSNQHQITRLGSISLSPRVSPDGSRVAFSSLTKTGWEIMMYSLDLNRPVSFPHLGGTNLSPAWSGDGLKLALSSSRSGEPEIYVADASGGNLRRVTTGKGPDVSPVWNRKTNGQIAFVSGRTGLPQIYSMEGDGTNLQRMTDQGYAVSPSWAPNGQFLCFAWVRKYGPGEPGASDIYLMDIASKQWVQLTHDGGRNDFPSWSPDGRHIVFQSNRSGTLQLWSMLADGSKIQQLTFTGHNSQPNWSWK; the protein is encoded by the coding sequence ATGCTTGCCCAAGACTGGGTTAAGACCGGCACAAGCCTGGGCGTGGAGAAGGTTCGGCTGGCGGTGCCGGACTTTAAACCTGCGAACGCCGATCCGCAGAACGCCGCACTGGTCAAGACTTTCAACGATACGCTGTGGAACGACCTCGACGTCTCCGGCATCGTCGAACTGGTTTCGAAGAGTTTTTATCCCTTACAGGTTCCAGGACAGCCCCCCGAAGTTAATCTGCTGGCCTGGAACGTGCCGCCTCCCAATGCGGCCATGCTGGCGTTTGGAAATCTGGGAGTGGCTGGCGGAAGACTCACGGTGCAGGGCTGGCTCTATGACGTGAAGAATGCCCAGACGCCGCAAGTTCTCGGCAAGCAGTACTCGGATACGGCGAGCGACGCGGTGGCGCGACTGATGGCGCACAAGTTCGCCGATGAGATCATCTTCCGGCTGGGCGGCGGCATTCAGGGCATCGCCGAGACGCAGATTTATTTTGTCAGCGACCGAACCGGACACAAGGAAATATGGGCGATGGATTACGATGGCTCCAACCAGCACCAGATCACGCGGTTGGGCTCGATTTCGCTGTCGCCGCGAGTTTCGCCCGATGGTTCGCGCGTCGCCTTCAGCAGCCTGACCAAAACCGGCTGGGAGATCATGATGTACTCACTCGACCTGAACCGGCCGGTGAGTTTTCCTCACCTGGGCGGGACGAACCTTTCGCCGGCGTGGTCGGGGGACGGGTTGAAGCTGGCACTTTCGTCGTCGCGCAGCGGTGAACCGGAAATTTATGTGGCCGACGCGTCGGGCGGAAACTTGCGGCGTGTGACAACGGGGAAGGGGCCGGACGTTTCGCCGGTTTGGAACCGCAAGACCAATGGGCAAATTGCTTTTGTCAGCGGGCGCACCGGATTGCCGCAGATCTATTCCATGGAAGGCGACGGCACGAACTTGCAGCGCATGACCGATCAAGGATACGCTGTGTCTCCAAGTTGGGCGCCGAACGGACAATTTCTTTGTTTTGCCTGGGTGCGGAAATATGGCCCCGGCGAGCCGGGAGCATCGGATATTTATCTGATGGATATTGCCAGCAAGCAATGGGTGCAGCTCACGCACGATGGCGGGCGCAACGATTTTCCTTCGTGGTCGCCGGATGGGCGGCATATTGTGTTTCAATCGAATCGCTCCGGCACTCTCCAACTCTGGAGCATGCTTGCCGACGGCAGTAAGATTCAACAACTGACTTTTACAGGACATAACTCGCAGCCGAATTGGAGTTGGAAATAG
- a CDS encoding 2-oxoacid:acceptor oxidoreductase subunit alpha — translation MATTDVTPHESSGGVGHKRIVNDMSIQVATVNGSGSQSSNTVLLRSIFQMGVPVSGKNMFPSNIAGLPTWYTIRANKNGYIGRKKEIDFLVAMNPETAVEDTMSLAAGASVLYDEPLALHKLRDDLLFYAVPYDKLVAAVCPEAKLRKLVKNMVYVGVVANLLAIEMGEIEKAIRKQFANKVKAANLNLAAAQAGFDYAKANLKKLGVFYIERMNATAGKIIIDGNSAAALGCMFAGCTVVTWYPITPSSSLVETMIDYMKEYRIGPDGKATFAIVQAEDELAAIGMVIGAGWAGARSMTATAGPGISLMAEFAGLAYYVEVPGVIWDIQRVGPSTGLPTRTSQGDILSTAFLSHGDTKNIMLFPCSVTECFSMAPEAFNLAEQFQTLVFVMSDLDLGMNNWMSDPFEYPTTPINRGKVLSKEDLDRLGSFARYKDIDGDGIGYRTLPGTIHPAAAYFARGSGHNEKAQYSERADDFENNMERLNRKFETARSFVPRPEITRGKDAGGERVKIGIIGYGTSHWGITESRDQLRDEYHIETDYLRLRAYPFTREVHEFVEQHDVIYLVEQNRDAQMLTLLKLDLKPELTTKLRSLAHINGLPLDARSITDELTSMEGK, via the coding sequence ATGGCCACTACCGATGTCACGCCTCATGAATCCTCAGGGGGCGTGGGGCACAAGCGCATCGTCAACGACATGAGCATTCAGGTCGCGACGGTCAACGGCTCCGGCTCGCAGAGTTCGAACACGGTTCTGTTGCGCAGCATTTTTCAGATGGGCGTACCGGTTTCCGGGAAGAACATGTTCCCGTCGAATATCGCCGGACTGCCGACCTGGTACACGATTCGCGCCAACAAGAACGGCTACATCGGCCGCAAGAAAGAAATCGATTTCCTGGTGGCGATGAATCCTGAGACCGCGGTCGAAGACACGATGTCGCTGGCTGCCGGTGCGTCCGTTCTTTACGACGAACCGCTGGCCCTTCACAAGCTGCGCGACGATCTTCTTTTCTACGCCGTACCCTATGACAAGCTCGTCGCCGCCGTGTGTCCGGAAGCCAAGCTGCGCAAACTGGTCAAGAACATGGTGTACGTCGGCGTGGTCGCGAACCTGCTCGCCATCGAGATGGGCGAGATTGAGAAGGCGATCCGCAAGCAGTTTGCCAATAAAGTGAAGGCGGCCAATCTGAATCTGGCCGCGGCACAGGCTGGGTTCGACTATGCCAAGGCAAACCTGAAGAAGCTCGGCGTTTTCTATATCGAGCGCATGAACGCGACCGCCGGCAAAATTATCATCGACGGTAACTCCGCTGCTGCGCTCGGCTGTATGTTCGCCGGATGCACCGTCGTTACCTGGTATCCGATCACGCCTTCGTCCTCGCTTGTGGAGACGATGATTGACTACATGAAGGAATACCGCATTGGCCCCGACGGCAAAGCGACGTTCGCCATCGTGCAGGCCGAAGACGAACTGGCCGCGATCGGCATGGTCATCGGCGCAGGCTGGGCGGGCGCGCGCAGCATGACCGCAACTGCCGGCCCCGGCATCTCGCTGATGGCGGAGTTTGCCGGACTCGCGTACTACGTCGAAGTCCCCGGCGTCATCTGGGACATTCAACGCGTCGGGCCCTCCACCGGCCTGCCTACGCGTACTTCGCAGGGCGATATTCTCTCGACAGCGTTTCTCTCGCACGGCGATACCAAGAACATCATGCTATTCCCCTGCTCGGTGACCGAGTGCTTCAGCATGGCGCCCGAAGCCTTCAATCTGGCGGAGCAATTCCAGACGCTGGTGTTCGTCATGTCCGATCTTGATCTCGGGATGAATAACTGGATGTCCGATCCCTTCGAATATCCCACAACGCCGATCAATCGCGGCAAGGTGCTCAGCAAGGAAGATCTCGACCGGCTCGGCAGTTTCGCCCGCTACAAAGATATCGATGGCGACGGCATCGGCTACCGGACTTTGCCCGGGACGATTCATCCCGCGGCGGCCTACTTCGCGCGCGGCAGCGGTCACAACGAGAAAGCGCAATACAGCGAACGCGCTGACGACTTTGAAAACAACATGGAGCGCCTGAACCGCAAGTTCGAAACCGCGCGGTCGTTCGTTCCACGGCCTGAGATCACGAGAGGTAAGGACGCCGGGGGTGAACGAGTAAAGATTGGAATCATCGGCTATGGCACTTCTCATTGGGGCATCACCGAAAGCCGCGATCAATTGCGCGACGAATATCACATCGAAACCGATTACCTGCGGTTGCGCGCTTATCCTTTCACCCGCGAGGTGCATGAGTTCGTTGAGCAGCACGATGTTATCTATCTCGTCGAGCAGAATCGCGACGCGCAGATGCTCACCTTGCTCAAATTGGATCTGAAGCCGGAACTCACCACGAAACTCCGCAGCCTGGCCCACATCAACGGACTGCCGCTCGACGCCCGGTCCATCACCGACGAACTGACCAGCATGGAGGGCAAGTAA